The window AGACTATGTAAATATTTTCTATTTCATTTTCTTCGCTGTTCAGAAACTCTGAAATTGTATTTAAAGCAATCTCACTGGCCGTGTCCAAAGGAAACTTATGCCCTCCTGTACTTATAGAAGGAAAAGCAATTGATTTTACTTTTAACTCTATGGCTTTTTTCAACGAACTAACATAGGATTTACGCAGTAGACTTTCTTCGTCAAAAAAACCTCCTCTCCATATGGGCCCTGGAGTATGAATTATATACTCTGCATTCAGGTTATACGCTTTTGTCACTCTGGCTTCTCCAGTAGGGCACCCATGAAATTTTTTACATTCTTTTAAAAGCTCTGGACCTGCTGCCTTATGGATAGCTCCGTCCACTCCACCGCCTCCTAGTAAAGATACATTGGCGGCATTAACTATCACGTCAGCTTTTTGCTTTGTGATATCGCCTCTTACTATACTTAATTTACTCCAATCCCACATAAAAACACTCCCATTTTTCTGCATTAAACTACTCTGAAATTAATTTCTGCGTTACCTCTACTAATAACATATAATTATTATTTTTAAAAATTAAATAATTATATGTAACATATATCAAAGGTAAATATAATAAGTTTTATTTATACAACTCTTCATATCTTTCTTTGAGCATGACATAGTGTAAGTGATCTTCCCATTTTCCATTAATTTTCAGATATTTTTCTGAAATTCCCTCTTTTATAAAACCGACTCTTTCTACAGCCTTTATTCCTAGGTTATTCTGTGGCATTAAATTAACCTCTATCCTGTGTAATTTCATTACATCAAAGTAAAAAGCCATCCCCTCCTTCAACGCTTCAGTCATATATCCTTTCCCTGTTTCATCTTTATCTAATTTGTAACCTAAAAAACATGAATCAAAGGCTCCTC is drawn from Ilyobacter polytropus DSM 2926 and contains these coding sequences:
- a CDS encoding macro domain-containing protein produces the protein MWDWSKLSIVRGDITKQKADVIVNAANVSLLGGGGVDGAIHKAAGPELLKECKKFHGCPTGEARVTKAYNLNAEYIIHTPGPIWRGGFFDEESLLRKSYVSSLKKAIELKVKSIAFPSISTGGHKFPLDTASEIALNTISEFLNSEENEIENIYIVCKSEDTFNQYEESKRKLVG
- a CDS encoding GNAT family N-acetyltransferase, translating into MVTLKTERLYLKVLGEEAVSQVAEYYKRNRDFFKRWESSKRDDFFSESYQKMLLKLEQEDIENGNRMKLWIFNRKNNKIIGFLNFGNIIRGAFDSCFLGYKLDKDETGKGYMTEALKEGMAFYFDVMKLHRIEVNLMPQNNLGIKAVERVGFIKEGISEKYLKINGKWEDHLHYVMLKERYEELYK